The Clostridium beijerinckii genomic sequence ATTCTATATTAAAATTATTATTCTTGTCTACAGTTATCTTTGTTAAAGTTGCTTGGCCCATAACTTCTATATTTACTTCTTCATCTTTAAAATAGTACATTAAAGCCTTTAGTGTTATTCCATGAGCTACTATAAAAATAGTTTTTCCTCTGTTTTTCTCTATCAACTTATCCATAGTTTCACTTATTCTAGTTCTAACACATCCTAATGTTTCACCATTTGGAGCACATAAATTAACATCACCATTCATAATTAAATCAATATTCCATTCTGGATTTTCTTTCATAACTTCATCTGTTCTTCTACCTTCATAATCACCAAAGCACATTTCCATTAATCCATCATTTGTTATAACTTCTATTTTCTTTTCCCCTTTAATTATGTTAGCAGTAACTAATGCTCTTTCTATTGGACTTGAATATATAACATCAATATCTATATCTTTAATCCTGTCCCGAAGCTCCATCGCTCTAGCAATTCCAGCCTGTGTTAAAGGCGAGTTTCCTCTCCCCTGTAATCTTCTTTCAATATTCCATTCTGTTTGTCCATGCCTTGTTAGATATACTACAGTATTCATTAGTTGTTTTCTCCTCATATAATTAATTATATAGTTATCATTTAAATAATTCTTTTAGAGATATTTTTTCATTTTCATTCTCTATATAAGTTTTATCTAAATCTATATCTAGCTTTCTTAATTGTAATCTCTCATATTTAAGTGATTATCTTACTCTATTGATATTTCTTTAAATTTGCCCATATTATACCTCGTTTAATTTAAATTATATGGCTTTTGTGATACTATTTTGGAGCTTCTTTTTAAACTATAATTAACTTTAAATTTTTCATTTGAATGTGGTTAATAAGATCCACTTCAATATATTCAGGGATTTTATGCCTACTTTCGATCCAATTTCTTAATTCATTTTAATAATTCAATTGTCAAAAAATTATTTCCTGCTCTAATTTTTTATTCAATTTAATTATCGTAGATAGAACGTCTGTATAGTCCTTATATTCTTCACTTTCTAACAATCTATTAATCTCATTTACATCATTAGCTGTAAGTTCCTTAGCATAATTAATATTTTCACGTAAGGTTTCGCTATCCATGTTTAGAGTTTTAAATGGTATTTTTGTCTTTCTTATTAAATGAACTAAAATTTTAAAACCCCCGGCATCAATATCACCAGAATGATAATAATTTATATTAGGATTTTCAGAATAAATTTTAATTAATAAATTTTGTCTAACACTATTATGATACCCACCTAAATAAATTACACCTCCATCTCCAGTATAATTATTAAATGATGTTAAATTTTCAATTGTTACTAGTTTACTTCCTGAAACTTTAATTTCTTTAATATTTTCTATATCCTTTGAACTTACAGCTATACCTCCAAGAAAATCATTTGCATTTATTTTACTTTCTTTAAGCCTCAAGCTTATATCTCCTTTAAAATAAACATAGGTATAATTCTTCAAAATGTTATAATCATTAAGAACTTCATCACTAGAAAAGTCTTTTATAATCTTAATTATTTTGCCCTCTATAGCTTCATACCTTTTGGAATCCCCATAAACTTTGACGGAAAAATTTCTTCTAAAAATTTCTTCATCTTGCTTTAGCACTTCATCTATACCTTTTAATATATCCTTACATTCCGATACATTATCAATATCTAAATATTTTTTTACAGATCCATTACTCTTAAGTTTATCTGTAATATATGTTGCAAAGTTCCCAAGAGCATCTTCCCGTTCTTTATAACTTTCCAATAATATGGAAAGTTCATCTTCTTTTTGCTTTTTTTCTTTCCTATTGAGATATAAATATGCTGCTTCTATATTCTCAAGGTTTAATTGAATCTTTTCTATAATATGGCTTTTGTATCCTTTTCCTTTATATACTTTTATAAATTTTTCAATTTCTAGCTGATTACAAGCTACATCAATTTCTTCTTTATATTTGTAATTTAGTTCATCAAAATATTCCTTTATACTTTTCAAATTAAATTTAAAATATATCTGTGTATCTCTTAACGCATCCCCCTTATAAATGACACTGCTTTCATAAGAATCAATTAACTTATTTAATAGTATTTTTTTATAATTTTTCATTTATCATATCCTCTATAATACTGAATTTATCTGCTTTTATTGCAAGAAGCACTGTATTTACGTAAGGAGTTATAGGCTCAATTTTTTGTGGTGGTGCTCCTATTAATAATTGCAGCTGAGAATTAAATTTATCATAAAATTCCATCATAGACATAATTCTTGCATCATCCATTTTATCAAAGGCTTCATCAAATAATATAATTCCTATAGATTCTGAAGATGAAGATACCCCTTTGTAAAGCTGCAGAAATGATGCTGCCATTGCAACATAAAATGGAGTTTGAGTTTCTCCTCCACTCTTCTCCCTGCATACTTTAGAAAATAATGATGTAGTATTATCATTATATTTAATCTCTATATCATAGCTCATATAATTTCTATAATCAGTTAATTTAATAAGTTCTGCTTCATTACTTTCATTATCTAAAGTTAACTTATCAAATAATTCATTTAGCAGTTCCTTATGCTTATTTTCATAAGATGCACTAAATAAAGTGAAACCTTCACCTATATTTTCATTATCCATTATCATATCATAATATTCTTTGTTTTCTTTACTTTTTCCAATTTTAAACTCGTATTCTTCATTTCCAAATTTAACATCTTTAAGTCCCTTATTTAAACCCTTAAATTCAGATTTTGCAGTATTAATATTTTCTTGAATTTTAGATAAAAAGTGTTCCTTAAATTCTTCTTCTGCATTTTTCCTTGAAGCTTTAACTTGCTCTTCATATTCGATAACTTTACTTTTTACAAGATTATCAAGTTCATCTAAAAAAGTATTAATACCATTTATCCCAACTTCTGCTCCGAAATCATAAGTAATATTATATGATCCTTGAAGATTCTTTAAATCTTCTTCAGTTTTTGATAATTTAGTTTTATTTCCTTCCTTACTCACATTAAAATTATTTTTAATGACTTCAAAAGATTTACTTTCAGTTTCTTTAATAAATCTCTCCTCTGCCTCTTTAGCTAGAAAGCCAATTTTATTTATAGTTTCCTCTACGTGCCCTTTTTTTATAGAAAGAACTCTTCTTTTTTCATCAACACTGTTATTAATTGAAGATAAATTTCCTTTTTTATTAATTAACTCATATTCTATATTCTTCTTACTTAAATTTAAACTTTCAATTTCCTCTTGAACTTCATTAAGTTTTATTTGAAGAGCCATATAGCTGTTATTCTTTTCTAATTCAAGAATCTCGTCCTTAAGTGTTGAAACCTTATTACTTATATCTACTATTCTTTTTAAAACATCACACTTTTCCCTTAAGTTTTCAAGCCTAAGCTTATTAATTGTTTTAATTATATTTGTAACTATATTAATATCTTCTTTTAAAATATTAATTTCAGATAATAATATGTTAAGATTATCTTTCGCCTGCTCTAGTTGATATTTATAAGCATCTTCACCTATATAAGGAGTTTTATATATCCTTGGATTTATGGCTCTTGCAACATTATTTTTATACATCATGCATGTAGGTGTAATAGATGTTTTATGTTCTTTCAACTCTGAAACATGAGTGCATCTAATTACATTTCCGAGTATCATATTAATATATCTTTTGGCATCAATACTTTTTGACACTACAACCTCTGCTAAAGAATTCTCTAAAGGATTATCATATTTTTCAAGCCCCCTAGTGTTTATTACTCCAACTGAATGTAATCCTTGTGCTTTACTTAATCTCTCATAAATTTTTAATACTGAGTCAAAATCTTCTTCATCCACAATAAGATAAGATCTTTGAGTGTTTAAGTACCCTTCAACAGCATTTTTCCAAACTGGATCTGTGACTTCCAATAATTCGCACAAGATTTTTGGAACAATTTCTCTTCCTAGTTTTCTTGTCTCCTTTATGATTTCCTCTTTTAAAAGTATAACTTCCCTGGAGTATTGAAGATTTCTTTTTTCAAGTTCAGAAATTTGTTTCTCTATATCCTTCCTATTATCTTCTTTCTGTTTTAATTCATATTCTTTTTCAGCTCTATACTTTTCCTTATCCTGTTTAGTTTTATCAATTACATTTTCAGTATTTATTGATGTTGTTTTATATTCTTCTATATTATTTTCATCTAATGAAATCATTTTATTGTAAAAATCACCTATAGTATCCGTATCAAATAGAAGTCTGTTTAACTCTTTAATATATGATTTTTGTTCACTAAGTTGTTTTAAAAAGCGATTCTTATCTTCTTTTTCATGTCTATAATCTTTTTCAGCTTGTTCTAAAGAATTCTTCATCGTCTCTAATGCTTTGTATTCAGAATTCGAATACAAATCAGCTTGAATATTATTAGCAATCTTTGTTTTTTCATTTATTTCATCATAAATAACATTATTCTTGTTATTTAATGTATAAATATTAACATTCAAAGCAGTAATTTCTTTTATTTTTTGTTCAATTTCCTCTTTTAATAGCTCTTCTTCTGCTTTTAATACTATAAATTCATGAATACTTATTGTTCTTGAAATATTTTCATATGAAGAGTACTTAACTTTTATTTCCTCTAGCTTTTTAATTTTTATTTTTACTTCATTTAAAATGTCTTCAAATTCTTTAAAAGTTCGTATATTTTCCCTAAGTTCATCAATATTAACTGATTTCTCTTCTAATATGTAAGTATATACAAACTCTTTAACATTAGAAATTGGTTTAAATGCTAAAGCCTTTGGAAGCAATTCAAAAAATTTTTCATTTAGCCTTCCAAGTCTGTGAGAAAAATCTTTTTTAGCATCAACTATCCTTGTTGATGAAAAAGGCATATTTAATTCTTTTCCATACAACCTAAAATTAGCTATATCAGTAGGTTCATTATTAACTATAAAAGTTACATCTTCAAATCTGCACTTTTCTACTCTATACCACAGAATCTTTTCTGAAGTTTCAGAAGCTGAATCAATTACTGCTCCAATTATAAAATAATTCTTTTTACTTTCCTCATAAAATTCCAAGGCTACGTGAGCTGAAACATCTCCATTTCTTTCAAATTCATTGTCTTCTCTTCCTGTTTTAAATCTTACGTATCCCGATAAACTTCTTTTGGAATTTTCATTAGCTGCCTTATTAAAATTATTTTTAGAACAAGTTAAGACAAATTGAATAGCATCTAAAATTGTAGACTTTCCTGCACCATTTTCTCCTGACAAAAGAGTTGAATTTTTAATTTCAATTGTTTCATCCTTAAATGCATGCCAATTAACTAGCCTAATCCCCGTTAACCTCTTCATCATCTTTTACCCCCTTTCTTTTATAAGTTTCTAATTTTTCATAAATACTAGTTATATTTTCGCTTCTTACTATCATTTGAATTGTTGGATAAACTATGATTCTCGCATCACTCAAAGTAATATCTCTATCCAATGTTTCGATAATATTAAATTTTTTTAAAGTTCTTAATGCCTGCCTAAGTAATGTTTTATCCATTAACCTATCTTTAAACCCAAGAGCCATAAACCTGCTTTGTATTTCTTCTATTTCCACAATTACAACTTGAGATAAGGATAATTCCTGCATTTTTTCCTGATATAAAATCCTTAGTATTAAAAGAGTAATACTATCAATAAGTTTTAATGAAATCTTATTATTTCCAAATTTATTAATAAGCTGAGCCGCTTTTATAGATTTATTAATTTCAAGTTCAAATCCTAGTGGTTCAAAATATTCATTAATTGCATCTTTATGTCCTTCTGCAAAATAATAATCCTTTTTTGTGTCTTCCTTTTGCTTACAAATTAAACAATAGCTTAATAGTTTATTACAAACCCGTTTAAATTCATCTTTCTCCTTAATGGACAGTGAATCATATATCAAAATTACTTCCTCCATATCTCAAAGTTTTTAAAAGTAAATCCATTATTCGAAGCAATAATATCTTTTCTGTTAATGGAATATTTAGACAAAATGTGATTACCATATAACCTTATATAAATAATCTTAATAAAATCATCTACACTATTTATCTCAATTTCACTTGCAAGAACCATCTTTTTATCTCCTAAAAGTTCATCAACTATTTCATTTACCTTCTTAGGAGAATACTGTTTTTCCTGCTTTTTCTTAAATTCGTCAATCTTTCTTTGACGTTCTTCCTTTGATAGTGTATCGCTTAAAATCTTACCTGGCTTAAAGGATTTTTTTCCTTCATTTGCAATATATAAAGATGTTTCATCTATATAACCATAAGAATACAAAGTGAATAAGTCTGTAACTTCCTCCAGATAATCTGATGATAAACTTAATTCAAGTTCTTTATATTCATTACTTATGTACTCTAAAATTCCTTTTACGATACCTGTCATATCTTTAGAATTATTAAGTAAAAACTTAGCCCTAGTTACAGCTGCTCTTATGTATTTAGCATTCTTACTATCAATATCATGCATAATATCGTCTAATTCATTAAATGCATTTATTATGTTATGAACTATATCCTTAACTTTTTCTATTCCTTCATCTAAAGAGCCAAATTCTTCATCTTCTCTGTAAAACTCTCCAGCTTCACTTAAAAATTCACTACTATTTAAACTTTCATTAAGCTTTTCAATAATTTTAGGCCTATATTTCGAGACATTTTCTGAAGTTTTTAATCTATGATATGCTTTATCAATTACTTCTTTAGTATAGTTTCCAAAAAACTCTTGCATTATCTCTTCAGGTGTTTTCTGTTTAGTTAATCTATCCATATACTTTTTTATATTTGAATTCAAGTTTTTTAATCCACTTATAATTCCTTTAGTATTTTCAAAAACCTGTTTAATAACAACTCCTGCCTTTTCATTTGAATAAAGCATGGAATAAATACTTATTATATTTCCTTGATACTCTAAAGATTCTTTACTTACTATTTTTAAGAAAGCTTCTAAAATGACAATTGCATAATCATGAAAATTTATAATTTGTTTATAGTCATTAGTCTGTTCTGGATAAATCCATCCATAATTAATTAGCTTTCTAATCAAATAATTTGCTTTTTCCCTATTATTGTTCAACTGTTCATCTTCTTCATTTTCAATATCATAATTAATTAATCCTAAATACTCTTCAATTTCATCAACTAATATGTCTTTATCAATACCATAGGACAAACCATTTTGAACCAATTTATATATTAAAGAAATAATTTTAATATATAGAGTCTTTCCTTGGCTGGAAAGTGGAACAAAAAAATTCTCTGGAACTATTTCAAATATATTAATTTCCTTCATTATTTCTCCTTAAATTCTCTATTTTACTTATATATTACCATATTTCTTATTAGAATTATATTCAGTAATATAATTAAAGCTGAGACTTTCTAAATATATGAAAATCTCAACTTATGCTAGTGTGCCCAGCATGGGCACACTAGTAAAAAAGGGGCTGTTGCAAAACTAACATAGTTAGTTTTGTAGCGGCTCATTTTTTTAGATATAAAAAATGTGAATTCCGAAGAACTCACATTCATTGTATAATTTACTTATGCTAAAAACCAAATTACACAATAAAGATTATACTGAGATTAATGATAATTTTCAACTTATATTACCATTAAATCTAGAAAATTTAATACCATCAGATGATTCAGTCCGCTTGCTAAGCCATGTATTGGAGGGATTAGATTACACGAAGTTGTATAAGGCGTACTCTTCCGTTGGAAGAAAACCGGCAGTGGAACCTAAAATTATGTTCAAAATAATATCATATGCTTATTCTCAAAATATTTATTCAAGCAGGAAAATCGAAAAAGCATGCAAAAGAGATATAAATTTTAAGTGGTTACTTCAATGTTATAAGGCACCGGATCATGCTACAATCAGTAGATTTCGTAAAGACTATATTTCAAATGAGGTAATTGAAGATTTATTTTATCAACAAGTTAATTATTTAGCAAATCAAAATGAAATACTATTTGAAAATGCATTTATTGATGGTACTAAAATCGAAGCGAATGCTAATCGTTATACATTTGTTTGGAAAAAAACTATTTTAAAAAATGAAGAAAAAATGTTTGATAAAATTCTTGTTCTTTTAGAAAATATTAACCTTGGAGAATTAAAAAAATTTACTGTTCAGAAAGAAACATTAATAGATGATATTGATAAAATTCTTCAATGGCTTGAATATGAAAAAAAGAAAAGAAACATAGAGTTTGTTCATGGAATTGGTAAAAGAAAAACCAAAATTCAAAAGTGGACAGAGCAACTATCTGAATATAAAGAGAGAGAAGAAAAATATAATTTGAGTAAAAAAATATTTTCAAAAAGAAATAGTTATTCTAAAACTGATCCAGACGCAACTTTCATGCATATGAAAGATGATCATATGAGAAATAGTCAATTAAAACCTGCATATAATGTGCAAATCGCAGTTGAAAGTGAATACGTAACCGGCGTCGGAATATTTGATGATAGAAATGATATAGCAACATTAATACCTATGCTTAATAATATGAAAGAAAAAATTGGTCGTAAATATCTTAATATAATTGCAGACTCAGGTTATGAAAGCGAAGAAAACTATTTATTCTTAGAATCAAATAAGCAAACTCCTTATATAAAACCACAAACTTATGAGAAGTGGAAAAAAGAAGTTTTAAAAATGATATAAGTAAGCGCGAAAATATGAAATATGATGCTGAATCGGATTTTTATATTTGTCATAACAATAGAAAATTAATACCTACCTCTATTATTTATAGAAAATCCGCAAGTGGATACAAATCAGAAGTAACTGTGTATGAATGCGAAAACTGTGATAATTGCGATTACAAAGTAAAATGCACAAAAGCAAAAGGAAATAGAAAAATGCAGGTTTCAAAAACTTTTGTGGAAAAGCGTGAAATATCCTATAAAAATATTACAACTGAATTTGGAACTAAATTAAGAATGAATAGATCTATTCAGGTCGAAGGAGCATTTGGAGTTCTAAAAAGTGATTATGAATTCAATAGATTTTTAACACGTGGAAAAAATAGCGTTCAAACTGAATTTATTTTGCTTTGTTTTGGTTATAATATTAACAAATTACATTCAAAAATACAAAATGAAAAAACTCAGAATCATCTTCATGAATTGAAACCTACTGCCTAATTATGGAATAAATTAACTAGGCTTATTTTAGTGTGCTTAAAAATCAGAATTCTTTAAATAATTAATATTGTATTTCAAATATTTGGAGATTTGCTGGCTTAAACCGAAAAGGAGCATCGCTCCTGATTAAAATTTAATCATTTTGCGACACTCCCTCTCTATTTCTATTATTTTAAAAATACTTTTCTACATCTTTTATACTTTCAATATCTAAAATATCTTCAATAATTAAATTCAATTTATCACTATCTAAATTTTCTATTTTTTCATTATAATCACTATTTAAATCTCCAAATTTTTTAATAAGTAAATTTTTAACTCTTCTTATATCCTTTAATCTAGAACTTTCTCTTTCTTTTTCTATGCCCTTTTCTATTCCTTCTTTCTCCACTTTTTCTTTCATCTCTTTAATCATAAATGCATTATTAGCCACCATATTTTCCACTCCTTCTCTATTAGCTTCTAATATTTCAACTACATTTTCTCTTATAGTCTCATCAACAGTATTTCTAAGCCAATGCTTTAATATTTCTTTTTCTCTATTTGTTAATTTATTAAATTTTGATGCTACAGCCTTCAATCTCTCAAAAAACTCTAATGGATCTACCTTTTGGTCTAATAAAAATATGGCTGAAGTAATATTATTATTTTCTATTAATTCCTCTTTAGTATATTGATGATTTATATCAATAAGGGAATATTTAAAGTTTACTATATTCTCACCAAATAATTCATTTTTATTTACTATATCTTTAAAATAAATCGGTACATTCCACTTTCTTGTAGCATTATATAATACTATTGGAACCACTGCTGGAACTTTAAATCCTTTTTTATTTTTCTTGGTTTCTTCTGTTAAGTTTTTTGTGTATTCTCTAAGTATTTCATTAATATAGAAGAACAATCTTAAAGGCATTCTATAATCAATAGTTGATTGAAACTCTAAAAGTGTATATAAAATAACTTCTTCATCATCAATATTTGCCTTATATACAATATCTGCTTCATTTTCTTCATAATCCAAAAATAAGAAGTACCATTATAGATCTTTAAATGCATATTGTCTTTTACGTTGCCTACCATTACGTTTTCTAATTTAAATTTGCTGTAGTCATCATATTCATCCATGAGAACGTGCTGGCTTTTGGCTTCTAATTTTGTTGATATAAACTATTCCATTCATTCCATAAATCTTCATCTAATGCTGCTATATCAATAGCATTTTCTTTATATAATGCTCTAATTTCCATCAATCCAGAAAATGCGAGTCTCTTCCACGCCACAAAATTAAGATGCAGTGCAAATAATAAAATCTGTCCTTTGGAACGAGCTATAGCATCTAAACCATCTACTAAACATAATACTCCATGGCCTGTTAACAGCATTCTTCTTAATTCTGGATGACTTCCAATTGGAATACATTCCGTCCAACTCTTATTAGAATAAAATCTACTTTTTATCGCC encodes the following:
- a CDS encoding histidine phosphatase family protein, translated to MNTVVYLTRHGQTEWNIERRLQGRGNSPLTQAGIARAMELRDRIKDIDIDVIYSSPIERALVTANIIKGEKKIEVITNDGLMEMCFGDYEGRRTDEVMKENPEWNIDLIMNGDVNLCAPNGETLGCVRTRISETMDKLIEKNRGKTIFIVAHGITLKALMYYFKDEEVNIEVMGQATLTKITVDKNNNFNIEFKNDDSHFTVKGQKLGW
- a CDS encoding Wadjet anti-phage system protein JetD domain-containing protein, which codes for MKNYKKILLNKLIDSYESSVIYKGDALRDTQIYFKFNLKSIKEYFDELNYKYKEEIDVACNQLEIEKFIKVYKGKGYKSHIIEKIQLNLENIEAAYLYLNRKEKKQKEDELSILLESYKEREDALGNFATYITDKLKSNGSVKKYLDIDNVSECKDILKGIDEVLKQDEEIFRRNFSVKVYGDSKRYEAIEGKIIKIIKDFSSDEVLNDYNILKNYTYVYFKGDISLRLKESKINANDFLGGIAVSSKDIENIKEIKVSGSKLVTIENLTSFNNYTGDGGVIYLGGYHNSVRQNLLIKIYSENPNINYYHSGDIDAGGFKILVHLIRKTKIPFKTLNMDSETLRENINYAKELTANDVNEINRLLESEEYKDYTDVLSTIIKLNKKLEQEIIF
- a CDS encoding ATP-binding protein; this translates as MMKRLTGIRLVNWHAFKDETIEIKNSTLLSGENGAGKSTILDAIQFVLTCSKNNFNKAANENSKRSLSGYVRFKTGREDNEFERNGDVSAHVALEFYEESKKNYFIIGAVIDSASETSEKILWYRVEKCRFEDVTFIVNNEPTDIANFRLYGKELNMPFSSTRIVDAKKDFSHRLGRLNEKFFELLPKALAFKPISNVKEFVYTYILEEKSVNIDELRENIRTFKEFEDILNEVKIKIKKLEEIKVKYSSYENISRTISIHEFIVLKAEEELLKEEIEQKIKEITALNVNIYTLNNKNNVIYDEINEKTKIANNIQADLYSNSEYKALETMKNSLEQAEKDYRHEKEDKNRFLKQLSEQKSYIKELNRLLFDTDTIGDFYNKMISLDENNIEEYKTTSINTENVIDKTKQDKEKYRAEKEYELKQKEDNRKDIEKQISELEKRNLQYSREVILLKEEIIKETRKLGREIVPKILCELLEVTDPVWKNAVEGYLNTQRSYLIVDEEDFDSVLKIYERLSKAQGLHSVGVINTRGLEKYDNPLENSLAEVVVSKSIDAKRYINMILGNVIRCTHVSELKEHKTSITPTCMMYKNNVARAINPRIYKTPYIGEDAYKYQLEQAKDNLNILLSEINILKEDINIVTNIIKTINKLRLENLREKCDVLKRIVDISNKVSTLKDEILELEKNNSYMALQIKLNEVQEEIESLNLSKKNIEYELINKKGNLSSINNSVDEKRRVLSIKKGHVEETINKIGFLAKEAEERFIKETESKSFEVIKNNFNVSKEGNKTKLSKTEEDLKNLQGSYNITYDFGAEVGINGINTFLDELDNLVKSKVIEYEEQVKASRKNAEEEFKEHFLSKIQENINTAKSEFKGLNKGLKDVKFGNEEYEFKIGKSKENKEYYDMIMDNENIGEGFTLFSASYENKHKELLNELFDKLTLDNESNEAELIKLTDYRNYMSYDIEIKYNDNTTSLFSKVCREKSGGETQTPFYVAMAASFLQLYKGVSSSSESIGIILFDEAFDKMDDARIMSMMEFYDKFNSQLQLLIGAPPQKIEPITPYVNTVLLAIKADKFSIIEDMINEKL
- a CDS encoding DUF4194 domain-containing protein; the protein is MIYDSLSIKEKDEFKRVCNKLLSYCLICKQKEDTKKDYYFAEGHKDAINEYFEPLGFELEINKSIKAAQLINKFGNNKISLKLIDSITLLILRILYQEKMQELSLSQVVIVEIEEIQSRFMALGFKDRLMDKTLLRQALRTLKKFNIIETLDRDITLSDARIIVYPTIQMIVRSENITSIYEKLETYKRKGVKDDEEVNGD
- a CDS encoding Wadjet anti-phage system protein JetA family protein → MKEINIFEIVPENFFVPLSSQGKTLYIKIISLIYKLVQNGLSYGIDKDILVDEIEEYLGLINYDIENEEDEQLNNNREKANYLIRKLINYGWIYPEQTNDYKQIINFHDYAIVILEAFLKIVSKESLEYQGNIISIYSMLYSNEKAGVVIKQVFENTKGIISGLKNLNSNIKKYMDRLTKQKTPEEIMQEFFGNYTKEVIDKAYHRLKTSENVSKYRPKIIEKLNESLNSSEFLSEAGEFYREDEEFGSLDEGIEKVKDIVHNIINAFNELDDIMHDIDSKNAKYIRAAVTRAKFLLNNSKDMTGIVKGILEYISNEYKELELSLSSDYLEEVTDLFTLYSYGYIDETSLYIANEGKKSFKPGKILSDTLSKEERQRKIDEFKKKQEKQYSPKKVNEIVDELLGDKKMVLASEIEINSVDDFIKIIYIRLYGNHILSKYSINRKDIIASNNGFTFKNFEIWRK
- a CDS encoding Rpn family recombination-promoting nuclease/putative transposase — encoded protein: MDYEENEADIVYKANIDDEEVILYTLLEFQSTIDYRMPLRLFFYINEILREYTKNLTEETKKNKKGFKVPAVVPIVLYNATRKWNVPIYFKDIVNKNELFGENIVNFKYSLIDINHQYTKEELIENNNITSAIFLLDQKVDPLEFFERLKAVASKFNKLTNREKEILKHWLRNTVDETIRENVVEILEANREGVENMVANNAFMIKEMKEKVEKEGIEKGIEKERESSRLKDIRRVKNLLIKKFGDLNSDYNEKIENLDSDKLNLIIEDILDIESIKDVEKYF